A section of the Harmonia axyridis chromosome 2, icHarAxyr1.1, whole genome shotgun sequence genome encodes:
- the LOC123672007 gene encoding cilia- and flagella-associated protein 52, with amino-acid sequence MVNDDGGGDVDVKDLEVRGIIGFDGSTPRGLIIHPNGKHILYPIGNKISIQDWVTKQQCFLTGHTNIISAMDVSRSGKYVASGQINHIGFKASVIVWDFEKRSILSLHELHKVRVEAVMFSFDDQYLVSLGGRDCGSVVVWHVQSSSALCGGQVSRGIQGTVTCLLTMNRRGACYVTGGENHLASWHINAEARSTHCVDVNMLKIKRTIVCMDSDDRDEVCYCGTSTGDILKVRLNFHHDIEILQPIKTPALVGCFGRISKNPKKLPAGVVEMYGLGVTAIKRLFTGPLIVGAGDGTVEIVEEVKYEAKKTYATNLGLKVPTVPALRVKLSTCVKSAVNAIQMMGEKTILVSTTNCEIFIIDKKTFKANLVVTCHTSTIYHVSFPYDFSEVFATASKNDVRLWSAITMQELLRIRVKNFSCSNVIFAKDGKSILTSWNDGVIRAFTPLTGRLIYEIYNAHNKGVSALGMTKHGKLLVSGGCEGQVRLWKITPSSQSLECTLKEHKGPISAIHMNHSDTEAVSASTDGSCIIWDIIRYCRRQILFANTLFMCARYFPTSVQILTGGSDRKISYWEVLDGTLVRELDASRSGAINAVDISPDGDTFVSGGNDQIVKLWKYQEGITTHVGVGHSGVITAACFSPDGKSVVTTDASGSVFIWKFPTELKKGAPPEVPKILMQPKMEVVQVNQKDEGKTEDIKDLPSTERKIVSEHGEHGACCPCTCYCKNPVGEKDKKE; translated from the exons ATGGTCAATGATGATGGAGGTGGTGATGTTGATGTGAAAGATTTAGAAGTACGAGGAATAATCGGTTTCGATG GATCAACACCAAGAGGTCTGATAATACATCCAAATGGCAAACATATTCTTTACCCCATCGGTAACAAAATTTCCATCCAAGATTGGGTAACAAAACAACAGTGTTTTCTGACTGGACATACCAACATTATATCCGCTATGGATGTCTCAAGATCTGGAAAGTATGTAGCTAGTGGACAAATTAATCATATCGGATTTAAG GCTTCCGTCATTGTATGGGATTTCGAAAAACGTAGCATCCTCTCACTGCATGAACTTCACAAAGTAAGGGTGGAGGCTGTGATGTTCTCTTTCGACGAtcaatatttggtttctttggGAGGAAGAGATTGCGGATCAGTAGTGGTTTGGCATGTACAATCTTCCAGTGCCTTATGCGGAGGGCAGGTGTCAAGGGGTATTCAGGGAACAGTCACTTGTCTGCTCACTATGAACCGGAGAGGAGCCTGCTACGTCACTGGTG GTGAGAATCATCTAGCTTCTTGGCACATAAACGCAGAGGCGAGAAGCACGCACTGCGTGGATGTAAACATGCTTAAGATCAAAAGAACGATCGTCTGTATGGATTCCGACGACAGAGACGAGGTTTGCTACTGTGGCACGAGTACCGGTGACATTCTGAAGGTCCGTTTGAATTTCCACCACGACATCGAGATCCTTCAGCCCATAAAGACTCCCGCTCTTGTCGGTTGCTTTGGCCGGATATCAAAGAACCCGAAGAAACTACCTGCAGGAGTTGTAGAAATGTATGGACTAG GTGTGACTGCGATAAAAAGACTTTTCACCGGACCACTCATCGTTGGTGCTGGTGATGGAACAGTGGAAATAGTTGAAGAAGTGAAATACGAGGCGAAGAAAACATATGCTACCAACTTGGGGTTGAAAGTACCAACAGTACCTGCTTTGAGAGTG AAATTGTCGACTTGCGTTAAGTCTGCAGTAAATGCGATTCAAATGATGGGTGAAAAGACCATATTGGTGTCAACGACAAATTGTGAGATTTTCATAATTGATAAGAAGACGTTCAAGGCCAATTTAGTGGTGACTTGCCACACGTCTACAATTTACCACGTCAGCTTTCCATA CGATTTCTCCGAGGTGTTCGCCACCGCCAGCAAGAACGACGTGAGACTCTGGTCCGCCATCACGATGCAGGAACTGCTCAGGATCAGGGTGAAGAACTTCAGCTGCTCGAATGTGATCTTCGCCAAAGACGGAAAGTCCATATTGACCAGCTGGAACGATGGCGTGATCAGGGCTTTCACCCCGCTGACCGGAAGACTGATCTACGAGATCTACAACGCCCACAACAAGGGCGTTTCCGCCCTCGGGATGACCAAGCACGGGAAATTGTTGGTCAGCGGCGGCTGCGAGGGGCAGGTGCGCCTCTGGAAGATAACGCCGTCTTCGCAGTCGCTGGAGTGCACGCTGAAGGAGCACAAG GGGCCTATATCGGCTATCCACATGAACCATAGCGATACAGAAGCAGTGAGTGCCAGCACGGATGGTTCCTGCATAATATGGGACATCATAAGATATTGCAGGAGGCAGATACTGTTCGCGAACACACTTTTTATGTGCGCCAGATATTTTCCCACTAGCGTCCAGATCTTGACAGGCGGATCAGACAGAAAAATCTCATACTGGGAGGTGCTCGATGGCACTCTGGTGAGGGAGTTGGACGCTTCTAGATCTGGCGCCATAAACGCAGTAGATATATCACCAGATGGAGACACTTTCGTTAGTGGAGGGAACGACCAGATTGTCAAGTTGTGGAAATATCAAGAAG GCATCACGACCCATGTTGGGGTAGGACATTCGGGCGTTATAACCGCCGCGTGTTTCAGTCCTGATGGCAAATCAGTGGTGACAACGGACGCATCTGGGAGCGTCTTCATCTGGAAGTTTCCAACTGAACTCAAGAAAGGGGCACCGCCTGAGGTTCCAAAGATACTTATGCAACCAAAAATGGAAGTGGTACAAGTTAATCAGAAAGACGAGGGAAAAACAGAAGATATTAAAGATCTTCCGAGCACCGAGAGAAAAATCGTGAGCGAGCATGGAGAACATGGAGCATGTTGCCCTTGTACGTGTTACTGTAAAAATCCAGTTGGCGAGAAAGATAAGAAAGAGTGA